The nucleotide sequence TCACTACAACTCTGAGCCACTAAAACATCTAAGAATAAAATGAGCCTGAAGTCTCACCCGCAGCCCTCGGGGGTTCAGCACTTTCGGGTTTTTGGAGAAATGCATCTGGATGCTGCCGTCATCGTTGATGGTCACTGCCAGCTTCTTCAGGGTTTGGTTCCCACAGTGAGGGCAGAAAGCCTTGTTCATGTTGCTGGTCGTCCTGGAAACCAAACATGTTCAGGTGAACGTTCATCCCAATGGGACCTTCAGAAACGGTTCCTGCAGGTTTCAGGTAGCTACATTTAAGACCTGGCTGAATTCTAGAAAATAACACCAGAACTTCATGAAAATCAACTGAGCAGAACAAACCCAAGGAACCAGTGAGATTCTTCACAAAAGAACCAAACTATAAAACCTTCACATTCATTCATAAATCTAATATACTGAAGCTCAGCAGGAATTTATGCCAGATGGTTCTGATGGTTCTCTATGGATGCATCTGCGGAACCTCTGGAAACATGAAGGTTTTGCACTCACTTGAAGCAGGCGTGACACCTCAGGATGTAGTTCCTGGCCTGTTTGATCACCAAGCCGTTCACAGACAGAACATGAAGGCCCATCTGGATCAGAACGTTCTGGAAACAGTAGAATGTGTTACATTAGTTTTATGTGGACCTCCTCAGCTGGGTCCAGGATGGAAGTCCAACCTACTGCTGAGCGTTACCTGCATGGCGAAGTCAGTGGTCAGACACCCCACTCTGACATCAACCGGTTCTGTCCAATCAGCTGACTCCATCTTCACCTGTTTGATGTTGCTGGGAGTGATCCAgcctccaccaccaccatcctcctcctcctcctcaggttCGTTCTCTTTATCCTCGTTGTCTGATTGGTCCACTGGCAGCCCCGCCCTCTCCTCCATCTGTGGTGAGACTCCACCCACATCCTGTAAACAAGCATCATGGCTGTGTCTGTCTGCTAATGAACTTCAGACTCACGTTTCCTATGGTGGGAGACTAGAAATCGGTCCACAGCAGAACCGGGATGGAGATGACCTCACCAGTAAAGCCAACAGGTCATCGTCGATGCTGGGCAGTGGATCTCTCCAGAACTGGAAGCTGTTGAAGTGTTCGGCTGTCTGGGAGGACACCTGTGTGTCCGTCTGTTTGACATCGGCCTTCAGAGACTCTGTTGGACCCTGACAGAACAGAACCACAGCCAATTAACACCATAGGTCCATTGGTTGAAGGAGGAGTCTGTCTGCAGAGAGCCGACCCACCAGCAAATCCATCAGGTCTCCATGGATGCTTGGCAGGGGATCCCTCCAGAACTGGAAGCTGTTGAACTGGTCCGACTGGTTGGATGTTTCCGTCTCTGTCTGGGTATGTCCGACGTTCGGAGCGTCTGCAGACCTCTGAGGAGACAGAAACAGGACTCAGATTTCCTGCACCAGTACCTGAAGGTAAAATCCACTAGCGGGTCTGGTACCTTGGAGGGAAAGTGGAACCCTGCAATGTTAACTGGAGCCTCTGGGTGACGCTGTGTGCTCTGAATTTTCATCTGAAACAGAAGGTATCCACATGTTCCTGATGATTAGATATCTGAATTTGTTCTTCAGAATGCTGTGTCTCTGGAGTTCAGAGGAACCCAGGAAAACTGAGCCGGTACCTTAAGCTCTGGTTCTGTTTTTAGGTGCTGTGATCCGACATGCTCCAGCTCCAGCTGGTAGGTCAGAGCCAGGACTTTGATGTCGGTAGCTGACAGGCTCGGGTAGTCTCCGGTCTTCTTGGAGAAGTCCGTCACTGAAAACAGCGGGAATCAAACATCAACAGATGTTAGAACAATCACAAGATCCAAGTTTGTTGGATGACATTTGACCAGAACGTCATTCAGGTTCTATTAGTGTAGTGACATAGACAGACCAGTCTGGCATGGTAAGGTTTAGATTAGTTTCCAGGTCCAATATGTTCGGATCAAGTTTAGTTCCCATGTTTGAAGCACTGATACATAGTCAAGTTCTCAGGTCCAACATGTTTAAGAGTTCTGTGGTTTCTATGTGGTTCAGATCAAGATTAGATTCCCAACAATGTGTTCAGGTTATTTACCATGTTTGCATTCAGATTATTTAGAGGCTCTGGTGTGTTCTGGCTCAGGTTACGTACCGGTTTTGATGTGTTCTGGATGTGGCTCCTTGAAGGTGAGCTGGTATGGCAGAAAGGCCAGGCTCCTCCTGGTGGCTCTGTCTCTGATCTCATCCAGAACCTCTCTCAGAGTGTAGATGTTCTGGCCGAATTCCTGCAGCAGAAATCAACACAGTCAATGTTTTACATCAGGAATGCTCCTGCCGATGGCAGAAGTTCGGTTTCCCAACATCAGCGTCCAACAGAGCTGCAGCCATGGAGACGCCAGGATCATCCAGCTGTCTGACGTCACAGTTAAAGCCACTCATGTGCTCTTGTTGCCGTGGTAACAGAATAATCACGGTGCACCTGACAGGTGTCTGAGGGCCAATCAGCCCAATTATGAACAGGTTGACTTGGGGCTCAGCTGGTTTTGGACACAAACTGACCACGGATCGGTTCTGTAATGCTGCTATGATGAAGATCATAACACTGTGTACCTGCAGCACACCTGTAGAACCGGTACTCAGACTGTATCAGCTCTGGGATCTACGGTAAAAACTTGCTTTAGGCCTCCTAGCAGCGGATCGAGGCCACATTCTGTCCGCTCACCAGCATTTGTTCTCGGCCTGAGCTCCACCACCTGCGGCCTGACTCCCGGACAGCAGCGTCCACCTAATATTCCCACAACACCGGTTCACACCTGACAGACTTACCTGCAGCGGAGCTTTCTTTAAAAACGCTCCAGCATCCGCGACAACATGCTCCACCAGGGCCGGCGCCATCTTAGAGGAAACAGTCTCCTGACGTGTGCGTGCTTTAAATGCATCATCCGGGTAGGAACTTTCACaactttgttacattttaatttagaaaGATGATTTAAAAGGAGAATTTTGTTTCAGCTTTCAGCTTTAAATCTGAGATGGAAAAAGTGGCACAActgaaatcaatcaatcaatcaatcaatcaatcaatcaatgtgCATTTATAAAGCTCTATCACACA is from Girardinichthys multiradiatus isolate DD_20200921_A chromosome 4, DD_fGirMul_XY1, whole genome shotgun sequence and encodes:
- the nob1 gene encoding RNA-binding protein NOB1 translates to MAPALVEHVVADAGAFLKKAPLQEFGQNIYTLREVLDEIRDRATRRSLAFLPYQLTFKEPHPEHIKTVTDFSKKTGDYPSLSATDIKVLALTYQLELEHVGSQHLKTEPELKMKIQSTQRHPEAPVNIAGFHFPSKRSADAPNVGHTQTETETSNQSDQFNSFQFWRDPLPSIHGDLMDLLGPTESLKADVKQTDTQVSSQTAEHFNSFQFWRDPLPSIDDDLLALLDVGGVSPQMEERAGLPVDQSDNEDKENEPEEEEEDGGGGGWITPSNIKQVKMESADWTEPVDVRVGCLTTDFAMQNVLIQMGLHVLSVNGLVIKQARNYILRCHACFKTTSNMNKAFCPHCGNQTLKKLAVTINDDGSIQMHFSKNPKVLNPRGLRHSLPLPQGGKHGNNPHLVEDQRFPQQRLSRKARQKTNVFDPNYLAGVSPFCENDIYSRAANLQIRDGQCGGGRRRANPNAVRRKFVKK